ATGTTTATATTATGTGTTGTGTAAcgtattttgtaacctgtgcaaataccagaaaagcaaaaaaaaattcctaatattcatagtagtggcgcaccatattgagcattagtggcgcaccagggctaaataccagtggcgcattatgtggcatagtaatggcgcacttgggggcatacgtgaaggtaaatatggccccataagaggcatagtaatggcgcactgttggacatagtaatggcgcactatcagTTGCGCCATTATTAtttgggatactaatggcgcaccagaggtgcgccattactatttgttactagtggcgtgttaatagtggcgcaactatagtgcgccattaatagcaaaaacaggtgcgccactaacagccttttttctagtagtgaaataCATGTCTAGCAAACCAGATAGAGGAAAAGCATTTGATTGGTTAGGGGACTTGAATAACCGTACACGGCTGGCTGGCTCACGGGACGTACCATATGAGAAAGAAAAGTAAGATTGAAGTGAAAAGAATGTTTTCATTGATGTTGTGTTCAGGTTTATATATGTCCTGAATAGATGCTTACAGTGTCGGTTACATTGATTCGTGTCGTTTCAGAAAGGCACGACGACGGTTTGAAAAGACATGACGATGGTTCGCTATCTACTGCGTCTGACGCTAGGATTCTAACGACCTGTTAGAATATACTAAGGAATATGCTAACTGCCTATTTAGCCTAATTTTAATGCTAATTAATTCCTAACCCTATAATCCGACGGTGGTAGTACAGATTAACCTCCGTCGTTGCTGTGAGTCTGTGACCATCATCCACGTACGCATTCAGCTGACTGCTGGGTCCTCCCTCCTGCAGCGACCGGTTCATCTATATATGTataaatcaataccattagatttattattgaatgtactttcacatcctATAAATTTGTTACGATAAATGTTTAAATTATTTTCTATGAACTTGGTCAAACTTagcaaagtttgacttcagtcaattCTAATATGCggaataaataaaaacagagggagtacgatATGCGTGCAGATGCAGAGCCAGTGTCTTCATCTATATATGTACCAACTCATGGATCTATGTCTGTAGTTTGTGCACGCCTACATTATAAACAAATGTATCTTGTTTAGTCAATTACAAGGTGAAGCTACAGATTAATTAGCCGCGCGCTCCGCCGTTGTTGTTGctttcatccatgggctcctccTCAGTGCCCACCAACCCCACAGTCACAGACCGACCTCACCTCTGCCGTTCATGGAGGCACGTAGCCATCTTCCGGGCCTCCAGCTCAATCATGCAGACTCTGCTTTCATCAAGAAGCTCCATGTGCGCCCGAGTGCGTGGATTTGGCTCTCGGGCTCCGGCATTTCCGAAAACTCAAAAAATATCTTTGGGGTTCGAAAGATCTTATAAAAGTGACGTGGATATGCACACTTGGAAGTTTCAAAAGTCCCAGAAAAAGGGAAGTTTGTGACCTCTCCTGACGCCTCACTATCCATGCGACCTGTCGACCACGGGAGAGCGACGGAGCAGCCGCCTCCCCCCTGGCCGTCCAACGAGGCAAGTGAAAGCCCAGTCAGTCGTGATGTGGCTGCCAGCATGGTGACGGGTGAGCTCACGGCCTCCGTCGATGCCGTTCCATGGCTGGGCTTCCTCTTCACTGACTGTGACTGTCTTGACAGTTTTTACCGGGCTGGGCTTCCTCTTCCACCCAAGTTCGCGTTTGCTGTTGCTTTACCGGAGGACCGGAATCTCGCCGGTTTGATTCCGGGTGGCTGGCTGGCTGGTGGCCGTCGACATGCATCGATGGGCACCAAGAGCGACCCATGGCCCACATGCATGTCTGCCTTTTCCCCAGCAACGCAGCAAGTTTCTATGCGTACGACTATTTCCATACGATTTTCATACGGCACTGTATATCACACCGTCCTTGTGTCAGAGTAAGCCGCTGCCCACCACCCGATCAGGAATCGTACAAAATCGTATATCCAAGCATTGTAACGTGCAGCAATTTCGTTCCAGGAACGGTCATGTGAGGGTGCATCGTGTTCATGTCCAGTGACTGTCTTGAGAGTTCCAACAAGTTAAGTTTTCCTTTGGTGAAAGCATCATGGACAAATCAACATCAGGATTACAATCAAATTTAAGGCACTTCACAAGTGCCTATTACAGGACGCTTGTTTAGCGCAAAAATGAGCAGCTGCATAAGCAGATCTCTTCCCGACTGAGCGAAAAAACAGTACTCCCTCCGATCGAAATTAATTGCGGCATAGCACAAGCTTCCGTGGCAAGAGCATGAGCTGCAACTGGACAAAATGAGCCATGATGATTTTCTCTCTCAAAAAAAAATCCAGACATGGCAGAAATGTAGCTTACACGAACCTGAAAATTTTCACTTCAAAAACCTTTCAATTTCCTGTAAATCTGAATACAGTTGATTAATACCATCATTAATTTAGTTGGTTCAATAATTCAAGATAGTTAAGAGATCAACGACCTCTATTAAAAAGCATGACTAAAATGATTCTTGTTGAATCAATAAAAGAGGTCCATGCCCTCCACCAATTTCCATCGAAGAACCGCGCTGAAACCACACGATGTAGGGGGTGGGGCGAATAGATGGCAGCACATCCACATTTGCCGCCGGAAGATGAGCACGAGGATCCGAGCCTATAGATGTGCGTATGCACTCAAATGGCACCTTTAGTAAGGGGGCGATGTCCATGGACCGTCCGCTCGAGACTAAGCCGGAAAGAGGTGCCACTAAGGACCATGCAGCCAGGGAGGTTTACGGCACTGGGAAACGTTGCCGCGATTGCTTCAATACAAGATCAGATCAAGGACTTCTCCCAGGCACACATAACTCGGAGAACCCGGTCATAGGTTGGGAAGTATAGCTCCACGATCACAACTACAAAAGAGGTTAGGACGTCAGGATGGCGCCACTATGGTCAGCTCATACACAATATAGAGCTGGGGTTTCTCCCGAAGCATGTACGAAGTCGTAAACCCAGCAAGATGGGGCACTTGATTCTGAGCAACAGTAGCAACGACTCTGCGGGGCAGCCGCAGCCACCGCGGATCTCAGGAGGCGGGATGACGAGGGGGGAGGTCGGAACCGAGCGATGGTTCAAGATAGGTAAGCCTATCGATCATGAATATGCGTTGACAATTTGACATCAAGAACATGAATAAAAAACATGGCTGAAATGAATGTTTATAATTTTTTTGAGACATGAATGCTTATATAAAGTTAATAAAAGAGGCCCGCGCAGTCCACCAATTCCATTATGGAACCAATTCCATCCCACGGACAAAAATGGCTTCAAATAAACAACTCGAAAAATTCCAAGGAGGAAAGCCCTGAATTGATTTGGTGTGATCAGCTGGACAAATCACTCTAACAGCATGCGACCATCACCATGGTTCCTTTCCACGTGCAATTGACGAGGCATGAATATGATGTGTATTTCTAAATGAACTAGAGATACGGTGAAAGAGATGGTGAAAGCGATCAAAGAATTGGCCGGCCAATCGATCGCTAAGTAAATACTTGATTACTAAGCATCATGCATCGACCAACAGGATTAATAAAAACTGCAAGTGATCGTGGAGTATTATTGTTTGGGGAAAGCATGCTGCAACTAGGCATATGCGTCCATGCGTCTGGGAGAGTGATTAATTAACTAGAGATTAAGATAATGGAGCATGCATCCAAGGGACCGTCCATGCTCTCACTTCTCAGGGCTGAAGATCTTGGCAGCTCAGCCAGACATTGATCTCAAAACCCAGAGGCGTCCGTGAAATAGCAGTAGAAAAAACAAACGACGATACTGCGATGCACAGCTAGTGTGTGTACTTGTCCACGACTGCGACACCATTGATCTTTACCCAATATGCAAAAGAAGAtactttggggggggggggggggggggggggggctagttGAAAGAATTACAAAGAAAAAATAAAGCTATCTGGGATGGGTGTGTCTGCTGAATtcttttttatgtcttcaattgtGTTTCAATCAGGATGATAAATACTctctctggtcctttttactctgcgtattaaagtttgaccaaatttatattaacaaatatcaacatctaaaaataataatttgacattgtgaatggtGATACATTTTTCtgtaagtttggtcaaagtagagatactttgacttcagacgaaacttatatgcagactaaaaaggaccggagggagtatacCCATCTGATATTTAAGCATGAGTCACCTAGATTATGTttaacttgtatttatgtatatGGTGATATTTACCGTAATGCGGTCATAAGCTGCATACGACGTATACGTTGTGAATCACAATGATGTTTTGATAAATACTTCATTATTTGAAATTAATGTGCCGGCAACATGCACGATCATTCAATTGCCGAGTGTAAAAAAAAGATTAGGGCCAATGATCAAATTCCTATGGAAGGAAATTAGTCATTGGGAAGTTCAGAGCCGGGCTGTGGTGCAACTGTCTCTCATTGTGTTAGCGTGATTTTGAAATGTCCCTATTTCTAAGTGATTCAAAAAAAATGTAAGGAAAGCCAGACAAATTTTTTATTCCATATCCATAACATAATTTGCTCGATTTTAAATAGGTATTTATATAGTTGTATGAACAGTTTTGTTTGATTTTTTTGTTGAATACCTTGAAATACAAGTACAAGACGTAAGTGAAAACAGGAAAAACAAAACCAAAGGAGCTCCTACTTTATAATTAGGTCCAGGAGCCATAAGCCATATTTGTCAAAGTTTGGGTGTAAGTAGGCCCTGCTACCAATACGACCCAATGGACCCGTCTAAACTCTAAAGCAGAAACGAGTAGTCGGTACTcaaaatgttttttttttctCAAATGCCGTGCAGTCCTGTACTTAACAATCCAGACGCAGTAGATTATATGGAGCGTCCCGGCATTATTTTAAGTGAAAACAAAATTCCAAAACAATGTAACTATCTTCGATGTTTATAAAATACATCATGATGTCTTTCTCTAGAAATAAAAAATGTAAAAATTGCATATAAAATGAATAAGAAATTAGACAGCACGAACTTGATACATTCACTTAAACTTGGTGGCATCCATGCCATTTTCATTCCCCAACAAATTGATTTACATGTGAAcaatgatcatcatcatcatcaacatcataGCCCTGTCATCAACACCATCTAATTCATCTTACTAAACCAAAAACCAGAACGAAGAACAAAAATGAAGTGATAGGCAGAGTCGCTCGTACTCCATCTCCAACTGTCCAAGAGAAAAGGAAGCCACCGACCGAGAACAACCGATCCATAACTTGTTGTAAGTGATCAGTCTAATCGACGACTACCAAGTCATCATCTGTGTATATATGGTTGTACGACGAGTCCATATCATGCACGACAAGCTTCTCGGCGGTGACGCTAGTGCCGGTGGCGTTGTTGAACATGTAGACCCCCGCTGCCGCGTAGATGGCCTCGGTCGGGTACGCCCTTGACGTTGCTGTCAACCTCCCGTCCATCGCGAAGCTCTGCACAATGGAGTGGTCCACGAGCACCCTAACGGAAAAATCTTCGCCGTCGAGCACCGGCACCGTGCTACCCACCACCCGCTTCACCACGTCACTAGCATGCGACGAGCGCAACTCGTCGTGGCAGAAGTGAGTCCGAAGACCACCGTCGAGGCCCTTGGACACATAGAAGTACACTCCCGTCTGTTCGGTCAGGGCGCGGTTGGCGAGGACAAGGAGGCCGAAGGGGCCAAGCGCGCCGCGGGTGGCAGCCCCGCTGCTGGTGGTGCAGTTGTAGCTAACATCGGCCTCGTTGAGGGCCTCAATGGCGGAGGCATCGATGCGGAAGGTTGCCTCGATGTCGAGCTGAGCGGTCTGATGGAGAGGGAGGAAGGCAACGGAGCCGGCGCCGACGATGATGCCGCTGAGATCGGTGGTGTTGATGCGGAGGGCATCGAGCTCCTCCACAGGCCATTGGACGAGGTTTGTCCGGGTCTTCTCGTCAAGCTCCACTGTCCTCGGAATCGACTGCACGCACAACACACACCATTAAGTCAGTGGATCCAATAATTCAAAATAGTTAAGGCCATCGATCATGAGTGCACATTCACATCATGAACTTGAAGAAAAAAACATATCTGCAAATGATTCTTGTTTAATTAATATAAAGGGTGCCGCGCCCTGCACCTATTTCCATTAAAGAACATTAGCACACGAACAAAAAGGGTTCACATAATTAACATCAAAGATTCGAAGGAAGAAAGTCCCGATTTGATTTGGTGCGGTTTGTTAGCTGGGAACGGACTCCACGTGCGACTGACCAGGCATGCACATGATGTTTGTTTGTATATGGTTGTTGAGCTACACTAGAGATGGTGAAGTGGGCACTACATCGACAGTGTATTGGCTCTTGGAAGTTGCAACGAGATGGTGAAAGTGACCAAAGAAAACTAGTCCTGAAATTCAGCCGCCCGGCCGGCCTATCGACCGATGAGTAACATATAATTAATCATCATGCACCTACCTCGAGGATTAATAATACAAGTAATTACTGGTTGAAAAAAATACTTACTACGTTTCAAATTGAACGGCGTACTACGCTTGGTTGGGATAAACTTTTTGATACGATGCAATATGCAATATATAAATTGAAAGGCAGAGATTGGTGCAATGTGTTTGCCATTTGGGTACTTAATTAGTTTAGTAATTAACTAGATACCAAATCGAGCGTGCAGCCAAGGAAGGggccgaccatgttctccagatCTCAAGCTTTTGACAGCTCAGCCAGACAGCAACCCACAGCCTAGAGCCGTCCGTTATTAGTTTTTTTATTACACAACAAAAAAGACAAACGACATCATGACTGCGACGCCGCACAGCTAGTGCTCTACGTACTGTTGTTACTGGCCCATGGCTGTCACACCAAGGATCTACCCCACCCAAGATTGCAAAACCAACGGTGCAGCTAATGATGTCGATCAATGATGATAAAACGTAATGTAAAATTAAGACAATCGTGTCAATGTACTTTAGTGTGGGTAGGGTGATGGTTACCTGGAGGTTGGCCCACCCCTTGGTGATGTCGGCGCGCTCCGAGTCGGTCTCGCCGACGTACGCCCACACGACGCGCCGCTTCTTCACGGGGTCGTAGAAGGACTTGGACGCGTAGTACTTGCCCCAGTCGTACCGCAGCCCGACGCCGAGCTCCAGCTCCTCGTCGATCGGCGTCCACTTGTTGGCGGCGGCGTCGAACCGGCCCAGCGAGTACCAGTCGTGCCGGTCGTCGTCGCTGCTCTCCTTGAGCACGTACAGCACGTCCTCGGCCGTCGAGTTGTACATGTCGCTGGCCTTGCGGCCCCCGCCGACGGCGTAGAGGTCGATGCACTCGTACTCGCCGGTGCCCTTGGGGCCGCGGTACATGTACCCCGGCATCAGCTCGTAGCTGAGGAAGTCCTTGGTCTTGTAGGAGAAGACGATGCCGGAGTGGTCCGAGTCGTTCTTGGAGCCGATGATGGTGCGCCACGTGCCGTCGGACTCGTCGAACCACGCGGTGGTGGGGTCGCGGAAGTCCTTCATGCCGATGCCGGGGGGCGGGAACACGACGGGGTTGGCGGGGTGCTTGACCCACTCGCGGAGGAGGGGATCGCTCGGGTCGGCGGGCTCCGCGAGGCAGGTCACCTGCGCAAAGGTCTCGGTGTTCCCCGTGTAGAGGAGGATGACCTTGCCGTCGGGGAGCACGGTGATGGAGCCGGTGAGGACGCCCTTGATGTCGTACCACTGGTCGGGCACCAAGGCCGGCGGGAGGTGGCGCCAGTGAATGAGGTCCTTGGACACGGCGTGGCCCCACACGATTTGGGGCTCCCACACGGAGCCCGACGGGTTGTACTGGTAGAAGAAGTGGTACCATCCGCCATAGTAAACCGGACCTGCAATGGATGCACACAATGTATTTCAGTCAAATATATTCCACATCTTTAGAAAAAAGTTAGTACAATATATTCCACAGGTGATGAATCTCTGAACAAGTAAGAATATTCGATCCATGGATCAGTTGGGTGGTGCGTGTACTGACCGTTGGGATCTGCATGAGGTAGCCGGAGAATGCCGCCGCCGGGGAGCAAACAAAACGGGAAGCAGAGGCAGCGAGGTCAGTTTCTGGATCAAACCAAGCcggaaaaaaaggaaaagaaatttGGATCTGAAGATTTAACCGAAGGGAGGATGAACTGGGGCAGTATATACCGTTCTGGTAGTACTTGTCCGGCTGGAAATGGTAGCCGGTGCGCTGCCACTGCAGCATGGCGTTGCTCCACGGGAACGCGTTGGCGGAGTAGGCCCCCGACGTCTTCTCCGACACGCCGTGCTCCTTGCCCCTGCTCCTCGGGAACTCCGTCGCCGGGGTCGCCGGCACGGAGGCGGCCACCGCGTCCCAGCCCGCCCCGCTGGCCCCGAAGaccgcggcggcgacgacgagcgCCACCACGGCCGAGGCGGCCAGCACGGCGGCGCACGCGCGCCACCTCAGgccaccgccgccggcccgctcCTCCTCGATGCCCTTGGCGTCCGCGGACGAGGACGGCAGCTGCTCGTAGGCGTACGGCAGCGGCGGCGTGCCGGGGATGAGTATGACGCGAGACGAATCCATGGCGCCGCCGCTGCTGGCCCGATGATCCCGAGGTAACTCGGTAGATTCTTTTCTGACCGATGGATGGGTGGTGGCTTCAGTGGGGGAGCGGGGGAGATTTATAGCTGGGGTTCGGGGGTAAAGATGGGATTTTTTTGGGATGGAACCAGCTGGGGTTTTGCGTAGGGTTTTGGCATCTACCGTCCGTTGCAAAACAAAAACACCTCACGCTTAGTTTTTGCTTTTGCGATGACACCTCACACTTTGTTGCACATGCtctttgttcttgtgtttatggcAATGAGAAGGCATTACTGCTCTTGGGCCTCTGCT
This sequence is a window from Aegilops tauschii subsp. strangulata cultivar AL8/78 chromosome 7, Aet v6.0, whole genome shotgun sequence. Protein-coding genes within it:
- the LOC109745827 gene encoding sucrose:sucrose 1-fructosyltransferase, whose amino-acid sequence is MDSSRVILIPGTPPLPYAYEQLPSSSADAKGIEEERAGGGGLRWRACAAVLAASAVVALVVAAAVFGASGAGWDAVAASVPATPATEFPRSRGKEHGVSEKTSGAYSANAFPWSNAMLQWQRTGYHFQPDKYYQNDPNGPVYYGGWYHFFYQYNPSGSVWEPQIVWGHAVSKDLIHWRHLPPALVPDQWYDIKGVLTGSITVLPDGKVILLYTGNTETFAQVTCLAEPADPSDPLLREWVKHPANPVVFPPPGIGMKDFRDPTTAWFDESDGTWRTIIGSKNDSDHSGIVFSYKTKDFLSYELMPGYMYRGPKGTGEYECIDLYAVGGGRKASDMYNSTAEDVLYVLKESSDDDRHDWYSLGRFDAAANKWTPIDEELELGVGLRYDWGKYYASKSFYDPVKKRRVVWAYVGETDSERADITKGWANLQSIPRTVELDEKTRTNLVQWPVEELDALRINTTDLSGIIVGAGSVAFLPLHQTAQLDIEATFRIDASAIEALNEADVSYNCTTSSGAATRGALGPFGLLVLANRALTEQTGVYFYVSKGLDGGLRTHFCHDELRSSHASDVVKRVVGSTVPVLDGEDFSVRVLVDHSIVQSFAMDGRLTATSRAYPTEAIYAAAGVYMFNNATGTSVTAEKLVVHDMDSSYNHIYTDDDLVVVD